A section of the Metabacillus endolithicus genome encodes:
- a CDS encoding adenylate kinase: protein MNLVLMGLPGAGKGTQAERIVDKYDIPHISTGDMFRAAMKEETELGLQAKSFIDKGELVPDEVTIGIVRERLGKNDCQKGFLLDGFPRTVAQADALEGILTDLNKQIDYVINIQVNKDILMERLTGRRICKQCGATYHLVFNPPANEGKCDKCGGELYQRADDNEETVANRLEVNLQQTQPLLDFYNEKGYLRNIDGEQDIDLVFNDVDQLVGGLGA from the coding sequence ATGAATCTAGTATTAATGGGTCTTCCTGGTGCTGGGAAAGGAACTCAAGCTGAACGTATTGTAGACAAATACGACATCCCTCATATCTCAACAGGAGATATGTTCAGAGCTGCTATGAAAGAAGAAACAGAACTTGGTCTACAAGCTAAGTCTTTCATTGATAAAGGAGAATTAGTTCCCGATGAAGTTACCATTGGTATTGTTCGTGAACGTTTAGGCAAGAATGATTGTCAAAAAGGTTTCCTTTTAGATGGCTTTCCAAGAACAGTAGCTCAAGCAGATGCGCTTGAAGGAATTCTAACAGACCTAAACAAACAGATTGATTATGTCATTAATATACAAGTTAATAAAGATATCCTAATGGAACGATTAACTGGTCGTCGTATCTGTAAACAATGTGGAGCAACTTACCACTTAGTATTTAATCCACCTGCTAACGAAGGTAAGTGTGATAAATGTGGTGGTGAGCTTTACCAACGCGCAGATGATAACGAAGAAACAGTAGCTAATCGTTTAGAAGTGAACCTTCAACAAACACAACCTCTATTAGACTTTTATAATGAAAAAGGTTATTTAAGAAATATAGATGGTGAACAGGATATCGATCTAGTATTTAACGACGTTGATCAACTGGTTGGAGGACTAGGTGCATGA
- the map gene encoding type I methionyl aminopeptidase: MIICKTQRELEIMREAGRIVALTHQELIKHIKPGVTTKELDVIAEKFIRAHDAIPSFKGYNGFRGSICASVNEELVHGIPGDRVLNDGDIISIDIGAKYNGYHGDSAWTYPVGKISDEAQRLLDVTEESLFRGLKEAKPGDRLSNISHAIQTYVEEHGFSVVREYVGHGVGQELHEDPQIPHYGPPNKGPRLKPGMVLAIEPMVNAGTRYVRTLEDDWTVVTVDGKYCAHFEHTIAITEDGFEILTKA, encoded by the coding sequence ATGATCATTTGTAAGACTCAGCGTGAACTAGAAATTATGCGAGAAGCAGGACGAATTGTCGCTTTAACTCATCAAGAATTAATTAAACACATTAAACCTGGTGTAACGACGAAGGAACTGGATGTAATTGCCGAAAAATTTATTCGTGCACATGATGCAATTCCTTCATTTAAAGGGTATAATGGTTTCCGCGGAAGCATATGTGCTTCAGTAAATGAAGAGCTCGTTCACGGAATACCGGGTGATCGTGTATTAAATGACGGGGATATCATTAGTATCGATATTGGTGCGAAATATAATGGATATCATGGTGATTCAGCTTGGACCTATCCTGTTGGTAAGATTTCTGATGAAGCTCAAAGATTATTAGATGTTACTGAAGAATCTTTATTCAGGGGTCTTAAAGAAGCAAAGCCAGGCGATCGATTATCTAACATTTCTCATGCTATCCAAACATATGTTGAAGAGCATGGCTTCTCAGTTGTGAGAGAGTATGTTGGTCACGGTGTCGGGCAGGAGCTTCATGAAGATCCTCAGATCCCTCATTATGGTCCACCAAATAAAGGTCCTAGGCTAAAGCCGGGAATGGTACTAGCGATAGAACCGATGGTTAATGCAGGTACCCGTTATGTAAGAACCTTGGAAGATGATTGGACTGTTGTAACAGTTGATGGAAAATACTGTGCTCATTTTGAACACACTATTGCTATTACTGAAGATGGTTTTGAGATTCTGACTAAGGCATAA
- the infA gene encoding translation initiation factor IF-1, whose product MAKDDVIEVEGTVVETLPNAMFKVELENGHTVLAHVSGKIRMHFIRILPGDKVTVELSPYDLTRGRITYRFK is encoded by the coding sequence ATGGCGAAAGACGATGTAATTGAAGTAGAAGGAACTGTTGTTGAAACATTACCAAACGCAATGTTTAAGGTAGAACTTGAGAACGGTCATACGGTATTAGCGCATGTATCCGGAAAGATTCGCATGCATTTCATTCGTATTTTACCTGGAGACAAAGTTACGGTAGAATTATCTCCATATGATTTAACTCGTGGTAGAATTACGTACCGTTTTAAATAA
- the rpmJ gene encoding 50S ribosomal protein L36, with product MKVRPSVKPICEKCKVIRRKGKVMVICENPKHKQKQG from the coding sequence ATGAAGGTCAGACCATCTGTTAAACCGATCTGTGAAAAATGTAAAGTTATCCGCAGAAAAGGCAAAGTCATGGTTATATGTGAGAATCCTAAACATAAGCAAAAACAAGGTTAA
- the rpsK gene encoding 30S ribosomal protein S11, with the protein MARKTNTRKRRVKKNIESGIAHIRSTFNNTIVTITDTHGNAISWSSAGALGFRGSRKSTPFAAQMAAETAAKASMDHGLKTLEVTVKGPGAGREAAIRSLQAAGLEVTAIRDVTPVPHNGCRPPKRRRV; encoded by the coding sequence ATGGCACGTAAAACGAACACTCGTAAACGTCGTGTGAAAAAGAATATTGAAAGTGGTATTGCTCATATCCGTTCAACATTCAATAACACGATCGTTACTATTACTGATACTCATGGTAATGCAATTTCATGGTCAAGTGCTGGTGCGTTAGGTTTTAGAGGTTCTCGTAAATCCACTCCTTTCGCTGCACAAATGGCTGCAGAAACAGCTGCAAAAGCATCTATGGATCACGGTTTAAAAACTCTAGAAGTTACTGTTAAAGGACCAGGTGCAGGACGTGAAGCTGCAATCCGTTCTCTTCAAGCTGCAGGTCTAGAAGTAACTGCTATCAGAGATGTTACTCCAGTACCACATAATGGATGCCGTCCACCAAAACGTCGTCGTGTGTAA
- a CDS encoding DNA-directed RNA polymerase subunit alpha, translated as MIEIEKPKIETVEISDDAKYGKFVVEPLERGYGTTLGNSLRRILLSSLPGAAVTSIQIDGVLHEFSTIEGVVEDVTSIILNIKKLALKIYSDEEKTLEIDVQGEGSVTASDITHDSDVEILNPDLHIATLASDASFRMRLTAKRGRGYTPADSNKREDQPIGVIPIDSIFTPVARVSYQVEKTRVGQVANYDKLTLDVWTDGSTGPKEAIALGSKILTEHLNIFVGFTDEAQNAEIMVEKEEDQKEKVLEMTIEELDLSVRSYNCLKRAGINTVQELAHKTEEDMMKVRNLGRKSLEEVKAKLEELGLGLRKDD; from the coding sequence ATGATAGAAATTGAAAAACCAAAAATCGAAACGGTTGAAATCAGCGATGATGCCAAATATGGTAAATTCGTCGTCGAGCCACTTGAGCGTGGATATGGTACAACTTTGGGTAACTCCTTACGTCGTATTCTTTTATCCTCACTCCCTGGTGCCGCTGTAACATCGATCCAAATAGATGGCGTACTTCATGAGTTTTCAACGATCGAAGGTGTTGTTGAAGATGTTACTTCGATTATCTTAAACATTAAAAAGCTTGCTCTTAAAATCTATTCAGATGAAGAAAAGACGCTAGAAATTGATGTTCAAGGCGAAGGTAGTGTAACTGCATCCGATATTACTCATGATAGTGATGTAGAGATTTTAAATCCAGATCTTCATATTGCAACTCTAGCTTCAGATGCTAGCTTTAGAATGAGGCTAACAGCTAAGCGCGGACGTGGTTATACACCAGCTGATTCTAACAAACGTGAAGACCAGCCGATAGGCGTAATTCCTATTGACTCAATCTTTACACCAGTAGCTCGTGTTTCCTACCAAGTAGAAAAAACACGTGTAGGTCAAGTTGCTAACTATGATAAGTTAACGTTAGACGTTTGGACAGATGGAAGTACAGGGCCGAAAGAAGCAATTGCTTTAGGTTCTAAGATCCTAACAGAACACCTTAATATCTTCGTAGGCTTTACTGATGAAGCTCAAAACGCTGAGATTATGGTTGAAAAAGAAGAGGATCAAAAAGAAAAAGTTCTTGAGATGACGATTGAAGAATTAGATCTATCTGTACGTTCTTACAACTGTTTAAAACGTGCTGGAATTAATACAGTGCAAGAGTTAGCTCATAAAACAGAAGAAGATATGATGAAGGTTCGAAATCTAGGTCGTAAATCTCTTGAAGAAGTTAAGGCAAAATTAGAAGAACTAGGTTTAGGTCTTCGAAAAGACGACTGA
- the rpsM gene encoding 30S ribosomal protein S13, with amino-acid sequence MARIAGVDIPRDKRVVISLTYIFGIGRSTAEKVLAEAGVSEDTRVRDLTEEELGKIRDVIDKLKVEGDLRREISLNIKRLIEIGSFRGIRHRRGLPVRGQNTKNNARTRKGPRRTVANKKK; translated from the coding sequence ATGGCTCGTATTGCAGGTGTTGATATTCCTCGCGACAAACGTGTTGTTATTTCATTAACGTATATTTTCGGGATCGGACGTTCTACTGCTGAAAAAGTTCTAGCTGAAGCTGGAGTTTCTGAAGATACTCGTGTACGTGATTTAACTGAAGAAGAGTTAGGGAAAATTCGTGATGTAATCGATAAGCTTAAAGTTGAGGGTGACCTTCGTCGTGAAATCTCTCTTAACATTAAACGTCTAATCGAAATCGGTTCATTCCGTGGTATCCGTCACCGTCGTGGCTTACCAGTTCGCGGACAAAACACGAAAAACAATGCTCGTACACGTAAGGGACCACGTCGTACAGTAGCAAACAAGAAAAAATAA
- the secY gene encoding preprotein translocase subunit SecY yields MFKTISNFMRVGDIRSKIIFTLLMLVVFRIGTFIPVPNVNADVLKAQDELNVFGILNTFGGGALYNFSILAMGIMPYITASIIIQLLQMDVVPKFTEWSKQGEVGRRKLAQFTRYFTIILGFIQALGMSYGFNTQSGGLLINNPGIGTYLLIAIVLTAGTAFLMWLGEQITSKGVGNGISIIIFAGIVAGIPSTVNQIYAQQFEDAGDQLFIKIVTVVILILAILAVVVGTIFIQQALRKIPIQYAKGAGNKNMGGGHSTHLPLKVNPAGVIPVIFAVSFIITPPTIASFFGPNDVTDWISKTFDYTQPIGMVIYVALILAFTYFYTFVQVNPEQMADNLKKQGGYIPGIRPGKSTQEYVTKVLYRLTFVGSLFLAAIAVLPVFFIKFADLPQSAQIGGTSLLIVVGVALETMKQLESQLVKRHYKGFIK; encoded by the coding sequence ATGTTTAAAACAATCTCCAATTTTATGCGCGTGGGTGATATTAGAAGTAAGATCATATTCACCCTTTTAATGTTAGTAGTATTTCGTATTGGTACGTTCATACCTGTGCCTAATGTTAATGCTGATGTGTTAAAGGCCCAGGATGAACTTAACGTGTTCGGAATTCTAAATACATTCGGTGGTGGAGCATTATATAACTTCTCTATTTTAGCGATGGGAATAATGCCATACATTACAGCTTCAATCATCATTCAACTTTTACAGATGGATGTTGTTCCGAAGTTTACTGAATGGTCTAAACAAGGTGAAGTTGGGCGTCGTAAGTTAGCTCAATTTACAAGATACTTTACGATAATATTAGGTTTCATCCAAGCGTTAGGTATGTCTTACGGGTTTAACACCCAATCAGGAGGATTATTAATTAATAACCCTGGTATAGGAACATACTTGTTAATTGCGATTGTATTAACAGCAGGTACAGCATTCTTAATGTGGTTAGGAGAGCAAATCACTTCTAAAGGTGTAGGAAATGGTATTTCCATTATCATCTTTGCAGGGATTGTAGCAGGGATTCCCTCAACTGTTAACCAAATTTATGCACAACAATTCGAAGATGCCGGTGATCAACTTTTCATTAAAATTGTGACAGTTGTCATCTTAATTTTAGCAATATTAGCTGTTGTAGTAGGAACGATCTTTATTCAACAAGCACTTCGTAAAATACCAATTCAATATGCTAAGGGTGCTGGTAACAAAAACATGGGTGGTGGTCATTCGACACACCTACCGTTAAAAGTTAACCCAGCTGGTGTAATTCCTGTTATCTTCGCGGTATCATTTATTATTACACCTCCTACTATTGCATCTTTCTTTGGTCCTAACGATGTGACAGATTGGATATCGAAAACTTTTGATTACACACAGCCAATAGGTATGGTTATCTATGTTGCGTTAATCTTAGCATTTACGTACTTCTATACATTTGTTCAAGTTAATCCTGAACAAATGGCGGATAATTTGAAGAAACAAGGCGGTTATATCCCTGGTATTAGACCAGGTAAGAGCACGCAGGAATATGTTACAAAGGTATTATATCGTTTAACTTTTGTTGGTTCTCTTTTCTTAGCAGCTATAGCTGTTCTTCCTGTTTTCTTCATTAAATTTGCTGATCTTCCTCAATCTGCACAGATTGGTGGAACTAGTTTATTAATTGTTGTCGGTGTTGCACTGGAAACAATGAAACAACTTGAAAGTCAGCTAGTGAAACGTCATTATAAAGGCTTTATTAAATAA